The Vibrio kanaloae genome has a window encoding:
- the pykF gene encoding pyruvate kinase PykF, whose product MKKTKIVCTIGPKTESVEKLTELVDAGMNVMRLNFSHGDFAEHGTRIANFRKVMENKGEQLAILLDTKGPEIRTIKLEDGNDVDLVAGQEFTFTTDATVVGNKDVVAVTYLGFAKDLTAGNTILVDDGLIEMEVIATTETEVKCKVLNNGALGENKGVNLPGVSVQLPALSEKDKADLKFGCEQGVDFVAASFIRKEEDVKEIRELLNANGGENIHIISKIENQEGVDNFDSILEASDGIMVARGDLGVEIPAEEVIFAQKMMIEKCNRARKMVITATQMLDSMISNPRPTRAEAGDVANAIMDGTDAVMLSGETAKGKYPVEAVTIMAQIANRTDSALKAELGSRLDSPRLRITEAVCKGAVDTAEKLAAPLIVVATEGGKSARSVRKYFPTANILALTTNEKTAAQLVLTKGVKPVLVDSIENTDAFYINGKEIALQSGLGNKGDIVVMVSGALVASGTTNTASVHVL is encoded by the coding sequence ATGAAAAAGACCAAAATCGTATGTACGATTGGCCCTAAAACTGAATCTGTAGAGAAGCTAACTGAACTAGTAGATGCTGGCATGAACGTTATGCGTCTTAACTTCTCTCACGGTGATTTCGCAGAGCACGGCACTCGTATCGCGAACTTCCGCAAAGTAATGGAAAACAAAGGTGAGCAACTTGCTATCCTTCTAGATACTAAAGGTCCAGAAATCCGTACTATCAAACTTGAAGATGGTAACGACGTAGATCTAGTAGCTGGTCAAGAGTTCACTTTCACAACTGACGCAACAGTTGTTGGTAACAAAGACGTAGTAGCAGTAACTTACCTAGGTTTCGCTAAGGACCTAACAGCGGGTAACACTATCCTTGTTGATGACGGCCTAATCGAAATGGAAGTTATCGCAACAACAGAAACTGAAGTTAAGTGTAAAGTTCTTAACAACGGTGCTCTAGGCGAAAACAAAGGTGTTAACCTTCCTGGCGTTTCTGTTCAACTTCCAGCTCTTTCTGAGAAAGACAAAGCTGACCTTAAGTTTGGTTGTGAGCAAGGCGTAGATTTCGTTGCTGCTTCTTTCATCCGTAAAGAAGAAGACGTTAAAGAAATCCGTGAGCTTCTAAACGCTAACGGCGGCGAGAACATCCACATCATTTCTAAGATTGAAAACCAAGAAGGTGTAGATAACTTCGATTCAATCCTTGAAGCTTCTGACGGCATCATGGTTGCTCGTGGTGACCTAGGTGTTGAAATCCCAGCTGAAGAAGTAATCTTCGCTCAGAAGATGATGATCGAGAAGTGTAACCGTGCACGTAAGATGGTTATCACTGCAACTCAAATGCTTGACTCTATGATCAGCAACCCACGTCCAACTCGTGCTGAAGCGGGTGACGTTGCGAACGCAATCATGGATGGTACTGATGCAGTAATGCTTTCTGGTGAAACTGCTAAAGGTAAGTACCCAGTTGAAGCTGTTACTATCATGGCTCAAATCGCGAACCGTACTGATTCAGCTCTTAAAGCTGAGCTAGGTTCTCGTCTAGACAGCCCACGTCTACGCATCACTGAAGCAGTATGTAAAGGCGCTGTAGACACAGCAGAGAAGCTAGCTGCTCCTCTAATCGTTGTTGCAACTGAAGGCGGTAAGTCTGCACGTTCAGTACGTAAGTACTTCCCAACTGCAAACATCCTTGCTCTAACAACTAACGAAAAGACAGCTGCACAGCTAGTTCTTACTAAAGGTGTTAAGCCAGTTCTTGTTGACTCTATCGAGAACACAGACGCGTTTTACATCAACGGTAAAGAAATCGCTCTACAATCTGGCCTAGGTAACAAAGGCGACATCGTAGTGATGGTTTCTGGTGCTCTAGTCGCTTCTGGCACTACAAACACAGCATCTGTTCACGTTCTATAA
- the ilvN gene encoding acetolactate synthase small subunit: MRHILSLLMENQPGALSRVVGLFSQRGYNIESLNVSPTDDPTLSRLNVTTNSSEMQLEQIQKQLHKLIDVLKVQEVSELEHIERELLMVKVRASGFARAEVKRTADIFRGQIVDVTASQYTVQMAGTSEKLDAFIQALSEVTEVLEVARSGVVGIARGERALKA; this comes from the coding sequence ATGAGACACATCCTTTCACTATTAATGGAAAACCAACCCGGTGCACTTTCTCGTGTGGTTGGCTTGTTTTCTCAGCGTGGCTACAACATCGAGTCTTTGAACGTATCTCCAACCGATGATCCGACGCTGTCTCGTTTGAACGTAACCACTAACTCGAGCGAAATGCAGCTTGAGCAGATTCAGAAACAGCTGCATAAGCTAATCGACGTACTTAAAGTACAAGAAGTGTCTGAACTTGAGCACATTGAACGTGAACTGTTGATGGTAAAAGTACGTGCGAGCGGCTTTGCTCGTGCAGAAGTGAAGCGTACCGCTGATATTTTCCGTGGCCAGATTGTGGATGTGACGGCTTCGCAGTATACGGTGCAAATGGCCGGTACCAGTGAGAAGCTGGATGCTTTCATTCAGGCGTTGTCTGAAGTAACGGAAGTACTTGAAGTGGCTCGCAGTGGGGTTGTTGGCATCGCACGTGGTGAACGAGCGTTAAAAGCATAA
- a CDS encoding acetolactate synthase 3 large subunit, with translation MTTKPETAMLSGAEMVVQSLIEEGVEQIFGYPGGSVLDIYDALHAKTAEIKHVLVRHEQAATHMADGYTRSTGKPGVVLVCSGPGATNTVTGIATAYMDSIPMIVISGNVPNNLIGNDAFQECDIVGVSRPIVKHSFLVKKAEDIPDVVKKAFYISTTGRPGPVVIDLPKDILNPQIKLPYEYPETIKMRSYNPTLTGHKGQIKKALKALLEAKKPVLYVGGGAVISEADKPLLKLAEALNLPVVSTLMGLGAFPGTHKNSLGMLGMHGLYEANMAMHNADLIFGIGVRFDDRTTNNLDKYCPDAKIMHIDIDPSSISKNVKVDLPIVGSAEKVLESMVNLLVEQGGTNDAQAMESWWSEIKQWQDRDCLAYNKSSERIKPQQVIETLHKVTNGDAYVASDVGQHQMFAALYYPFNKPRRWINSGGLGTMGFGLPAGMGVKFAKPDEEVVVVTGDGSIQMNIQELSTALQYNIPVKIINLNNRFLGMVKQWQDIVYQGRHSNSYMDSVPDFAAIAEAYGHVGMRISSPDELESGLEKALAMKDRLVFVDISVDDTEHVYPMQIKGEGMDNMWLSKTERT, from the coding sequence ATGACAACAAAACCTGAAACAGCCATGTTATCCGGAGCTGAGATGGTGGTGCAGTCTCTAATTGAAGAGGGTGTAGAACAAATCTTTGGTTACCCAGGTGGTTCTGTACTTGATATCTATGATGCCCTGCATGCTAAAACTGCTGAAATTAAACACGTATTAGTACGACACGAACAAGCCGCGACCCATATGGCCGATGGTTATACTCGTTCTACCGGTAAACCCGGTGTAGTACTTGTATGTTCTGGTCCTGGCGCAACCAATACCGTTACTGGTATTGCTACGGCCTACATGGACTCAATCCCAATGATCGTTATTTCTGGTAACGTACCAAATAACCTTATTGGTAACGACGCCTTCCAAGAGTGTGACATCGTGGGTGTATCCCGTCCGATTGTTAAACACAGCTTTTTAGTAAAGAAAGCGGAAGACATTCCAGACGTCGTTAAAAAAGCATTCTATATTTCAACGACAGGACGTCCTGGTCCTGTGGTTATCGATTTGCCAAAAGATATCCTAAATCCACAAATCAAACTTCCTTATGAATACCCAGAAACCATCAAAATGCGTTCGTACAATCCAACGCTTACTGGGCACAAAGGGCAGATCAAGAAGGCATTAAAGGCACTTCTTGAAGCGAAAAAACCGGTACTTTACGTCGGTGGTGGTGCTGTTATTTCTGAGGCAGATAAGCCGCTGTTAAAATTAGCAGAGGCACTGAATTTACCTGTGGTAAGCACCCTAATGGGGCTTGGCGCTTTCCCTGGCACTCATAAGAACTCTTTGGGTATGTTGGGCATGCATGGTTTGTATGAAGCCAATATGGCGATGCACAATGCCGACTTGATCTTTGGTATTGGCGTACGTTTCGATGATCGAACGACCAATAACCTAGATAAGTACTGCCCTGATGCGAAGATCATGCACATTGATATCGACCCATCTTCTATCTCTAAGAACGTAAAAGTGGATCTGCCGATTGTAGGTTCAGCAGAGAAAGTATTAGAGAGCATGGTTAATCTGCTTGTTGAGCAAGGCGGAACCAACGACGCGCAAGCGATGGAAAGCTGGTGGAGCGAAATCAAGCAGTGGCAAGATCGTGATTGCTTAGCGTATAACAAATCTTCTGAGCGCATTAAGCCACAACAAGTTATTGAAACACTGCATAAAGTAACTAATGGCGATGCGTATGTTGCTTCTGATGTAGGCCAACACCAAATGTTTGCTGCATTGTATTATCCATTCAATAAGCCACGCCGTTGGATTAACTCGGGTGGCCTAGGCACGATGGGCTTTGGTCTACCTGCTGGAATGGGTGTTAAGTTTGCGAAGCCAGATGAAGAAGTGGTTGTAGTAACCGGTGACGGTAGTATTCAAATGAACATCCAAGAGCTGTCGACTGCGCTGCAATACAATATCCCGGTTAAGATTATTAATCTTAATAACCGTTTCTTAGGCATGGTAAAACAGTGGCAAGACATTGTTTATCAAGGTCGTCACTCTAACTCATATATGGACTCTGTTCCTGATTTTGCTGCTATCGCTGAGGCTTATGGCCACGTTGGTATGCGCATTTCATCTCCGGATGAACTGGAATCAGGTTTGGAAAAAGCACTGGCGATGAAAGACCGTTTGGTATTTGTCGATATCAGTGTCGATGACACCGAGCACGTATACCCAATGCAGATCAAAGGCGAGGGTATGGATAATATGTGGCTAAGCAAAACGGAGAGAACATAA
- a CDS encoding AMP-dependent synthetase/ligase, protein MANLDFHIVKRLRDQVAQGGNRIALKHKVDNVWQGISWELFGQQIDTLSLALLAQGLRVQDKIGIYSNNMPQWTVADFASLQARLVTVPIYPTNTAAQSSYIIQNADVKILFVGEQVQFDAAVKLFDECEQLEVVVAMSDNIDLQNHSFAVSWKEFMARGVESQQAELDTRLADASMDDLLTLIYTSGTTGQPKGVMLDYTNIGYQLEGHDERLSLTKDDVSLCFLPLSHVFERAWTFYVLYKGATNCYLQDTMQVRDALSDVKPTVMSAVPRFYEKIFSAIHEKVSKAPFIRKVLFTWAVNMGAKLSVCHQEGRTPSLLLKKSHALADKLVLSKLRALLGGNINFMPCGGAKLDETIGRFFHAIGINVKLGYGMTETTATVSCWDDRCFNPDSIGMSMPGAEVKIGAKNEILVRGPMVMRGYYKMPEETANTFDEHGFLKTGDAGHFDENGNLFITDRIKELMKTSGGKYIAPQVVEGAIGKDHFIEQIAVIADTRKFVSALIVPCYDSLEEYAKELNIKYHDRVELVKHHQIVEMLEKRVNDLQQELAKFEQVKKFKLLPKAFSMDDGELTPTQKLRRKVINDKYQDEIEEMYTEKPKDK, encoded by the coding sequence ATGGCCAATTTAGATTTTCATATCGTAAAAAGACTGCGTGACCAAGTAGCCCAAGGCGGCAACCGTATAGCTTTGAAGCATAAAGTAGACAATGTATGGCAAGGTATTAGCTGGGAACTGTTTGGACAACAAATCGATACGCTTTCATTAGCACTATTGGCTCAAGGACTGAGAGTTCAAGATAAGATCGGTATCTATTCAAACAATATGCCTCAGTGGACAGTGGCAGATTTTGCCTCTTTACAAGCCCGTCTTGTGACCGTTCCGATTTATCCAACCAACACCGCGGCGCAATCTTCTTACATTATCCAAAATGCGGATGTGAAGATCTTATTTGTTGGCGAACAAGTTCAGTTTGATGCGGCAGTGAAGCTCTTTGATGAATGTGAACAACTTGAAGTCGTTGTTGCTATGTCTGACAATATCGACCTTCAAAACCACAGCTTTGCTGTCTCTTGGAAAGAGTTCATGGCTCGCGGTGTTGAATCACAGCAAGCTGAACTTGATACTCGTCTTGCCGATGCAAGCATGGACGACTTACTGACCCTTATTTATACCTCTGGCACCACTGGCCAACCAAAAGGCGTAATGCTTGATTACACCAATATTGGCTACCAACTAGAAGGCCACGATGAGCGTCTTAGTTTAACGAAAGACGATGTCTCATTGTGTTTCTTACCTTTATCACACGTATTTGAGCGCGCTTGGACTTTTTATGTCCTTTATAAAGGCGCAACCAACTGTTACCTGCAAGACACCATGCAAGTTCGTGATGCGTTGAGCGACGTTAAACCAACGGTTATGTCTGCGGTTCCTCGCTTCTACGAGAAGATCTTTTCAGCGATTCACGAGAAGGTATCCAAAGCACCGTTTATCCGTAAAGTGCTCTTTACTTGGGCGGTGAACATGGGGGCTAAACTCTCTGTTTGTCACCAAGAAGGTCGCACGCCATCGTTGCTTCTTAAGAAGAGTCATGCGCTAGCCGATAAGCTTGTACTATCTAAACTACGTGCATTGTTAGGTGGCAACATCAATTTCATGCCATGTGGCGGTGCGAAGCTGGATGAAACCATTGGTCGTTTCTTCCATGCTATCGGTATCAACGTAAAACTTGGCTACGGCATGACAGAAACCACGGCTACAGTATCGTGTTGGGATGATCGTTGCTTTAACCCTGACTCTATTGGTATGTCTATGCCGGGCGCAGAAGTAAAAATTGGTGCTAAGAACGAGATTTTAGTGCGTGGACCAATGGTGATGCGCGGTTACTATAAAATGCCAGAAGAAACGGCAAATACTTTTGACGAGCACGGCTTCCTGAAAACGGGTGATGCGGGCCATTTTGATGAAAACGGTAACCTGTTCATTACCGATCGTATCAAAGAGTTGATGAAGACCTCTGGCGGTAAGTATATTGCCCCACAAGTGGTTGAAGGCGCGATTGGTAAAGATCACTTTATCGAACAGATTGCTGTTATTGCTGATACACGCAAATTTGTTTCTGCATTGATTGTGCCTTGTTATGACTCGCTAGAAGAGTATGCCAAAGAGCTTAATATCAAATATCACGACCGCGTTGAGCTGGTTAAGCATCACCAAATCGTCGAGATGCTAGAGAAGCGTGTGAATGACCTGCAACAAGAACTGGCTAAGTTTGAGCAAGTGAAGAAATTCAAACTACTGCCAAAAGCGTTTTCTATGGATGATGGCGAGCTGACCCCAACTCAGAAATTGCGTCGTAAGGTTATCAATGATAAGTATCAAGACGAAATCGAAGAAATGTACACTGAAAAGCCGAAAGATAAGTAG
- the leuO gene encoding transcriptional regulator LeuO — protein sequence MLEKKDAMSAIASYRMESTLRGVDLNLLTVFDAVMQEQNITRAAHNLGMSQPAVSNAVARLKVMFNDELFMRQGRGIQPTQRARQLFGPIRQALQLVRNELPSSVFTPESSSRLFKLAICSPCDMRFAPKIMSRIHGQAPSVKLHMDAEFDRQLSERMRYQEIDFVIDYARFDEQGFSSTEIFQDELVVVASVSHPRIKGEVTAAELLNEKHAKLSRIHGQRSFSEQAYRDLNCMPFYEGTSLSNVLYVVGQSELVTIAPRWMVEHAANKEQLQILDFPFNNAAISGFLSWHESSEKDKGHIWLRDQLMMICGEVVALN from the coding sequence ATGTTAGAGAAAAAAGACGCAATGAGTGCAATTGCAAGCTACAGAATGGAAAGCACACTTCGTGGAGTAGATTTAAACCTTTTGACTGTATTTGATGCCGTAATGCAAGAGCAAAACATTACGCGTGCAGCTCATAATCTAGGAATGTCTCAGCCTGCTGTAAGTAATGCGGTTGCTCGCCTAAAAGTGATGTTTAACGACGAACTATTCATGCGCCAAGGTCGTGGTATTCAACCGACTCAACGTGCTCGTCAATTGTTTGGCCCAATCCGTCAAGCGCTGCAGTTAGTGCGCAATGAATTACCAAGCTCGGTATTCACTCCAGAATCGTCTTCTCGTTTGTTTAAACTGGCAATTTGTAGCCCTTGTGATATGCGTTTTGCTCCTAAGATCATGTCGAGAATCCATGGACAAGCGCCTAGCGTTAAATTGCACATGGATGCCGAATTTGATCGTCAGCTCTCTGAGCGTATGCGTTACCAAGAAATCGACTTCGTGATTGATTACGCTCGTTTTGATGAGCAGGGCTTCTCAAGTACTGAAATCTTCCAGGATGAGTTGGTTGTTGTTGCATCTGTTTCTCACCCTCGTATTAAAGGTGAAGTAACAGCGGCTGAGTTACTTAATGAAAAGCACGCTAAACTGTCTCGTATTCATGGTCAACGTAGCTTCTCAGAGCAAGCGTACCGTGACCTAAATTGTATGCCTTTTTACGAAGGTACGAGCTTGAGTAACGTTCTATATGTTGTTGGTCAATCGGAACTTGTCACGATTGCTCCACGCTGGATGGTTGAACATGCAGCGAATAAAGAGCAGCTGCAGATCCTAGACTTCCCATTCAATAATGCAGCGATTTCTGGCTTCCTTAGCTGGCATGAGTCAAGTGAGAAAGACAAAGGACACATTTGGTTACGAGATCAGTTAATGATGATCTGTGGCGAAGTCGTGGCACTTAACTAG
- a CDS encoding MJ1255/VC2487 family glycosyltransferase, whose product MKILYGVQGTGNGHIARARAMAVAFRQHNIDVDFLFSGREESQYFSMEAFGNYQTRHGLTFYSEQGKVKYGKTLMKNNIWRFLSETNQLDLTPYDLVLNDFEPVTAWAAKRQRVPCIGISHQNAFRYDVPKEGGNWIEHSVIRHFAPTEHSIGLHWYHFEQPILPPIVHTLARHEKTIDRQHFTLVYLPFENLDAISELLMKFISHNFVCYHPSVIEPNRIENIEFKPLSHTGFQLDLNRCSGVVANGGFELPSEALTLGKKLLLKPLEGQFEQQSNVATLEALGLAQTMSFLDAAILRGWLSEKQAEVVTYPDVANALVEWILAGDWSHQDDLRKQLWDKVDFPSYVSLT is encoded by the coding sequence ATGAAAATCTTATATGGCGTACAAGGCACAGGCAATGGTCATATTGCGCGCGCACGAGCAATGGCAGTGGCTTTTCGTCAACATAATATCGATGTTGATTTTCTCTTTTCAGGGCGTGAAGAGAGTCAGTACTTCTCAATGGAAGCGTTTGGAAACTATCAAACTCGACATGGTTTAACTTTTTACAGTGAGCAGGGGAAGGTTAAATACGGCAAGACATTGATGAAAAATAATATCTGGCGATTTCTCAGTGAGACTAACCAGCTCGATCTGACACCGTATGATTTAGTGCTTAACGATTTTGAGCCTGTGACCGCTTGGGCCGCAAAAAGGCAGCGTGTGCCTTGCATAGGAATAAGTCACCAGAATGCGTTCCGTTATGATGTCCCAAAAGAAGGAGGAAACTGGATAGAACACTCCGTGATCCGACATTTCGCACCAACAGAGCACAGCATTGGGCTGCATTGGTATCACTTTGAACAGCCAATATTACCCCCTATCGTTCACACGTTAGCTCGTCATGAAAAAACGATAGATCGACAACACTTCACTTTGGTCTACTTGCCATTTGAGAATCTGGATGCGATCTCTGAATTACTAATGAAATTCATTTCTCACAATTTTGTCTGTTACCACCCGAGCGTAATTGAGCCTAACCGAATCGAAAATATTGAGTTCAAACCACTCAGTCATACAGGCTTCCAACTCGACCTAAATCGCTGTTCTGGTGTGGTAGCCAATGGTGGGTTTGAATTGCCATCTGAGGCTTTAACGTTAGGCAAGAAATTACTCCTTAAACCGCTCGAAGGGCAGTTCGAACAACAGAGCAATGTGGCGACGCTAGAGGCGCTTGGATTGGCTCAAACAATGAGCTTTTTAGACGCCGCTATCTTACGTGGATGGCTCAGCGAAAAGCAGGCTGAAGTGGTTACTTATCCAGATGTCGCAAATGCGCTCGTTGAATGGATATTGGCGGGAGATTGGTCCCATCAAGATGACTTAAGAAAACAACTTTGGGACAAGGTGGACTTCCCTAGTTATGTCTCGCTCACCTAA
- a CDS encoding phosphatase PAP2 family protein: MRTIEPIVRWDVAFSIFCLKSRYSGQHAALSKAVSHTGDGHLYVFIALIALLADGYTGRQFLMVGLAAFAIELPIYWLAKNTLKRRRPAEFSSLLHSHIVPSDKYSLPSGHAAAAFVMATLIGHFYPSLYLFSLSWAVVIAGSRVLLGVHFLTDILIGAALGIACTSLAINFIL, from the coding sequence ATGCGTACAATCGAACCTATTGTCCGCTGGGATGTGGCATTTTCTATTTTCTGTTTAAAGAGTCGTTATAGCGGACAACATGCAGCACTCAGTAAAGCAGTGTCTCATACTGGAGATGGACACCTTTACGTTTTCATCGCTCTGATTGCATTACTGGCTGATGGCTATACGGGGCGACAGTTTTTAATGGTTGGCTTGGCGGCCTTTGCTATTGAACTGCCTATCTATTGGTTAGCAAAAAATACTCTGAAACGACGCCGACCAGCGGAATTCTCCTCGTTACTTCATTCTCACATTGTGCCGTCAGACAAGTACAGCCTGCCATCAGGGCATGCCGCAGCTGCTTTTGTGATGGCGACCTTAATTGGGCACTTTTATCCAAGTCTATACTTATTTAGCTTGAGCTGGGCTGTCGTGATTGCTGGTTCTCGAGTCTTACTTGGTGTGCACTTTTTAACGGATATATTAATTGGCGCAGCCTTAGGTATTGCTTGTACCAGTCTCGCCATTAACTTCATTTTGTAA